The following are encoded together in the Cicer arietinum cultivar CDC Frontier isolate Library 1 chromosome 2, Cicar.CDCFrontier_v2.0, whole genome shotgun sequence genome:
- the LOC105851601 gene encoding probable WRKY transcription factor 4, which produces MANSSDQDSNSLNIYYTLDEDGYKWKMHRKRLTIDNKFPKTYYTCINPDCSVKKRVYRNSQEEINVEYNQENHNHQPPDPNPTITELLDTRTGEVIYKDIQGHKWTCHRRNCNINGTGLSRAYYNCIYPNCDVKKFVVGDKITINGPHNHRPLNLNIQENILSESTEPKLQNLVEINSGADVGPQPKRMRSTQITTSEPCPYLKDIEENLARSPKVVNEVKLSEYIAEFQKLL; this is translated from the exons ATGGCAAATTCAAGTGATCAAGACTCCAATTCATTGAATATTTATTATACTCTTGACGAAGATGGATACAAATGGAAAATGCATAGGAAACGTTTGACTATAGATAACAAGTTTCCAAAAACTTATTATACGTGCATTAATCCTGATTGTTCCGTCAAGAAAAGGGTATATAGGAATTCACAGGAAGAAATTAATGTTGAATACAATCAAGAAAATCACAATCACCAACCTCCTGATCCTAATCCAACAATAACTGAATTATTGGATACAAG GACCGGAGAAGTAATATACAAAGACATCCAGGGACACAAGTGGACATGTCATAGGAGAAATTGTAATATTAATGGCACTGGACTTTCAAGAGCTTATTATAACTGCATTTATCCTAATTGTGACGTCAAGAAATTTGTTGTGGGAGATAAAATTACTATCAATGGACCACATAATCATCGACCTCTTAATTTAAATatccaagaaaatattttaagtgaATCTACTGAACCTAAACTTCAAAATTTAGTAGAAATAAATTCTGGTGCAGATGTTGGGCCTCAACCAAAAAGGATGAg AAGTACACAAATTACAACTTCAGAACCATGTCCTTATCTAAAAGATATAGAAGAAAATTTGGCGAGGTCACCTAAGGTTGTGAATGAAGTTAAACTATCTGAATATATTGCAGAGTTTCAAAAGTTACTTTGA
- the LOC101491186 gene encoding phosphoribosylamine--glycine ligase isoform X2 has translation MSCTTFNVGTSFNLNGCIKHGVSKPFWFRNQCSFHKSSTLLLDTLNLSFTDHSFSWYNTRSRSFQSVFKCIAQSSEPLASVGAETNNNSKRVAVLVIGGGGREHALCYALQRSPSCDAVFCAPGNAGIASSGNATCISDLDVYDGAAVVSFCRKWGVGLVVIGPEAPLVAGLANYLVKAGIPTFGPSAEAAALEGSKNFMKHLCDKYNIPTAKYKTFTDPIAAKQYIQEEGAPIVVKADGLAAGKGVTVAMTLEEAYEAVDSMLVKGDFGSAGCRVIIEEFLEGEEASFFALVDGENAIPLESAQDHKRVGDGDTGPNTGGMGAYSPAPILTKELQSIVMDSIIMPTVKGMSAEGCKFVGVLYAGLMIEKKSGMPKLIEYNVRFGDPECQVLMVRLESDLAQVLLAACRGELSGVSLDWSPGSAMVVVMASKGYPGSYEKGTIIENLEEAELVAPGIKIFHAGTAFDSEGRFIATGGRVLGVTAKGNDLEEACDRAYQAIENINWPGGFYRRDIGWRALPQKQHATKV, from the exons ATGTCTTGCACCACCTTCAATGTTGGAACTTCTTTTAACCTCAATGGATGCATTAAGCATGGAGTTTCTAAACCGTTTTGGTTCAGAAATCAATGTAGTTTTCACAAATCTTCTACTCTCTTATTAGATACTTTGAATTTGAGCTTTACTGATCATAGTTTTAGTTGGTATAATACACGTTCACGCTCATTCCAAAGTGTTTTCAAATGTATTGCTCAGAGTTCAGAGCCATTAGCTTCGGTTGGTGCTGAGACAAACAACAATTCTA AAAGGGTGGCTGTTCTGGTTATTGGTGGAGGAGGGCGTGAACATGCACTTTGCTATGCCTTGCAACGATCACCGTCTTGTGATGCTGTGTTCTGTGCCCCTGGCAATGCAGGAATTGCAAGCTCAGGAAATGCAACTTGCATCTCAGACCTTGATGTTTATGATGGAGCAGCTGTAGTTTCATTTTGTCGGAAATGGGGGGTGGGACTAGTTGTTATTGGACCTGAGGCTCCACTTGTGGCAGGTCTTGCAAATTATTTAGTTAAGGCTGGAATTCCAACTTTTGGTCCATCTGCAGAGGCTGCTGCTCTTGAAGGTTCTAAGAATTTCATGAAGCATTTGTGTGACAAGTACAACATCCCCACTGCCAAG TACAAAACGTTTACAGACCCGATTGCAGCAAAGCAATATATTCAAGAAGAAGGAGCACCAATTGTCGTCAAAGCAGATGGACTGGCTGCTGGAAAAGGAGTTACTGTTGCCATGACACTTGAAGAAGCATATGAAGCAGTTGATTCAATGCTGGTGAAGGGTGATTTTGGTTCTGCAGGTTGTCGTGTCATCATTGAAGAGTTTCTAGAAGGAGAAGAAGCGTCGTTTTTTGCATTGGTTGATGGAGAAAATGCAATTCCACTAGAATCTGCTCAGGACCATAAGAGAGTTGGTGATGGTGACACAGGGCCAAATACTGGTGGCATGGGTGCATACTCTCCCGCTCCTATATTAACCAAGGAACTTCAATCTATAGTAATGGATTCTATTATCATGCCAACAGTAAAAGGGATGTCAGCAGAAGGTTGCAAGTTTGTTGGTGTTTTGTATGCTGGACTTATGATTGAGAAGAAGTCTGGCATGCCAAAGTTAATTGAGTATAATGTGCGATTTGGTGATCCGGAGTGCCAG GTCTTGATGGTTCGGTTGGAGTCTGATTTGGCCCAAGTTCTACTTGCCGCATGCAGGGGGGAGTTGAGTGGGGTATCACTGGACTGGTCTCCCGGGTCTGCCATGGTTGTGGTAATGGCAAGTAAAGGATATCCTGGATCATATGAGAAAGGAACTATAATTGAAAACCTCGAAGAAGCTGAACTTGTTGCTCCAGGTATCAAGATATTCCATGCTGGAACTGCTTTTGATTCGGAGGGAAGATTTATTGCAACTGGGGGTCGTGTTCTTGGGGTTACTGCTAAGGGAAATGATCTTGAAGAGGCATGTGATCGAGCTTATCAAGCTATTGAGAATATTAACTGGCCTGGGGGCTTCTACCGTCGAGATATTGGTTGGAGAGCTCTTCCTCAGAAACAACATGCCACAAAGGTATAA
- the LOC101507655 gene encoding uncharacterized protein, with the protein MYDDLEAMNDTMNKGGEVVMVDLTDVFSTNMMFDTRDDLLKWARNVGRENRIVVVIFRFETATTRPRTKTKLILGCERSSKYRPSKNLKPTRSSWSRKCECPFTLRGHAFLGRLSQEEKVVLGDMTKNMIKPRNILMTIKDHNVTSLTTIKQVYNPRQAYRSSLRGNRT; encoded by the exons atgtatgatgatttgGAAGCAATGAATGACACTATGAACAAGGGAGGTGAAGTTGTTATGGTTGATCTGACTGATGTGTTTAGCACCAATATGATGTTTGATACGCGAGATGATTTATTAAAATGGGCTAGAAATGTTGGAAGGGAAAATAGAATTGTCGTTGTTATTTTTAGATTCGAAACTGCGACAACACGACcaagaacaaagacaaaattaattcttggttgtgaaagaagCAGTAAATATAGACCTTCGAAGAATCTTAAACCTACGAGGAGTTCTTGGAGTAGAAAATGTGAATGTCCATTTACACTGAGAG GTCATGCTTTCTTAGGCCGATTGTCTCAGGAAGAGAAAGTTGTACTTGGTGATATGACGAAAAATATGATCAAACCAAGAAACATATTGATGACAATAAAGGATCATAATGTTACAAGTTTGACGACAATAAAACAAGTTTATAATCCACGTCAAGCATATCGTTCATCActtagaggtaatagaacaTAA
- the LOC101491186 gene encoding phosphoribosylamine--glycine ligase isoform X1 → MSCTTFNVGTSFNLNGCIKHGVSKPFWFRNQCSFHKSSTLLLDTLNLSFTDHSFSWYNTRSRSFQSVFKCIAQSSEPLASVGAETNNNSKERVAVLVIGGGGREHALCYALQRSPSCDAVFCAPGNAGIASSGNATCISDLDVYDGAAVVSFCRKWGVGLVVIGPEAPLVAGLANYLVKAGIPTFGPSAEAAALEGSKNFMKHLCDKYNIPTAKYKTFTDPIAAKQYIQEEGAPIVVKADGLAAGKGVTVAMTLEEAYEAVDSMLVKGDFGSAGCRVIIEEFLEGEEASFFALVDGENAIPLESAQDHKRVGDGDTGPNTGGMGAYSPAPILTKELQSIVMDSIIMPTVKGMSAEGCKFVGVLYAGLMIEKKSGMPKLIEYNVRFGDPECQVLMVRLESDLAQVLLAACRGELSGVSLDWSPGSAMVVVMASKGYPGSYEKGTIIENLEEAELVAPGIKIFHAGTAFDSEGRFIATGGRVLGVTAKGNDLEEACDRAYQAIENINWPGGFYRRDIGWRALPQKQHATKD, encoded by the exons ATGTCTTGCACCACCTTCAATGTTGGAACTTCTTTTAACCTCAATGGATGCATTAAGCATGGAGTTTCTAAACCGTTTTGGTTCAGAAATCAATGTAGTTTTCACAAATCTTCTACTCTCTTATTAGATACTTTGAATTTGAGCTTTACTGATCATAGTTTTAGTTGGTATAATACACGTTCACGCTCATTCCAAAGTGTTTTCAAATGTATTGCTCAGAGTTCAGAGCCATTAGCTTCGGTTGGTGCTGAGACAAACAACAATTCTA AAGAAAGGGTGGCTGTTCTGGTTATTGGTGGAGGAGGGCGTGAACATGCACTTTGCTATGCCTTGCAACGATCACCGTCTTGTGATGCTGTGTTCTGTGCCCCTGGCAATGCAGGAATTGCAAGCTCAGGAAATGCAACTTGCATCTCAGACCTTGATGTTTATGATGGAGCAGCTGTAGTTTCATTTTGTCGGAAATGGGGGGTGGGACTAGTTGTTATTGGACCTGAGGCTCCACTTGTGGCAGGTCTTGCAAATTATTTAGTTAAGGCTGGAATTCCAACTTTTGGTCCATCTGCAGAGGCTGCTGCTCTTGAAGGTTCTAAGAATTTCATGAAGCATTTGTGTGACAAGTACAACATCCCCACTGCCAAG TACAAAACGTTTACAGACCCGATTGCAGCAAAGCAATATATTCAAGAAGAAGGAGCACCAATTGTCGTCAAAGCAGATGGACTGGCTGCTGGAAAAGGAGTTACTGTTGCCATGACACTTGAAGAAGCATATGAAGCAGTTGATTCAATGCTGGTGAAGGGTGATTTTGGTTCTGCAGGTTGTCGTGTCATCATTGAAGAGTTTCTAGAAGGAGAAGAAGCGTCGTTTTTTGCATTGGTTGATGGAGAAAATGCAATTCCACTAGAATCTGCTCAGGACCATAAGAGAGTTGGTGATGGTGACACAGGGCCAAATACTGGTGGCATGGGTGCATACTCTCCCGCTCCTATATTAACCAAGGAACTTCAATCTATAGTAATGGATTCTATTATCATGCCAACAGTAAAAGGGATGTCAGCAGAAGGTTGCAAGTTTGTTGGTGTTTTGTATGCTGGACTTATGATTGAGAAGAAGTCTGGCATGCCAAAGTTAATTGAGTATAATGTGCGATTTGGTGATCCGGAGTGCCAG GTCTTGATGGTTCGGTTGGAGTCTGATTTGGCCCAAGTTCTACTTGCCGCATGCAGGGGGGAGTTGAGTGGGGTATCACTGGACTGGTCTCCCGGGTCTGCCATGGTTGTGGTAATGGCAAGTAAAGGATATCCTGGATCATATGAGAAAGGAACTATAATTGAAAACCTCGAAGAAGCTGAACTTGTTGCTCCAGGTATCAAGATATTCCATGCTGGAACTGCTTTTGATTCGGAGGGAAGATTTATTGCAACTGGGGGTCGTGTTCTTGGGGTTACTGCTAAGGGAAATGATCTTGAAGAGGCATGTGATCGAGCTTATCAAGCTATTGAGAATATTAACTGGCCTGGGGGCTTCTACCGTCGAGATATTGGTTGGAGAGCTCTTCCTCAGAAACAACATGCCACAAAG GATTGA